Part of the Myxocyprinus asiaticus isolate MX2 ecotype Aquarium Trade chromosome 17, UBuf_Myxa_2, whole genome shotgun sequence genome, GGTCACATAATGGTCTTTCCTCTCTGTTGTTTGCAACACCAGGGCATGACCTTCAGAGACCAGAATTGTGGGGTGATCTGAATAGTAACCAAGGTTGCATGAGGTTATGTAGGCAGATGGGGTTCGTTTCCAGTCCTTCTGGAAGAGAGCAATTGCagcaaatgattgacaggtcgttCAGCCACCAAACAAATTTGAGCTATATGCAAGTATTACATAAGATGTGGACTAGCcacaaaatttaaacaaaattgcAGTTGACTTAGCAGATTCTCAGGGGCCAAGCCtctaaaaaacaatgtaaacttAGCTCAGGGCAATTTTTTATCTATCCAGCAGCACCACCCTCACATAGCATGCCTTGTACTCAAGTTAGTTGCCGGCTTCCCAGCCGGTCATTTCTTTTCAGTTTTTTGATGAAACTGGAGTGTATCCATAAAACAATCCACATGCAGGACAAGGCAAAAGaacatatgtcaaaatgtcagggTGTAGCTAGTGTAACCTTATAGCGGCTCTTTTCTTTAGGTTCATGTATGCTGTTAGGCAACTAAATTTAAAGCTAATTGCTATGACAGAGATGAAAGCAGGCACCCCCCCCATCCCTCAccatatacaaataaacatgaataattTCAAGCTGTCATTATCATCAAAACTGTAATTACAAGGTTTCAGTCTCTTCAATAGGAGATCTTGGGCAGGACCCCACAAAAAATGGCATTCCTGTGGCATgctgttttaatgtatttgtaagATTAGTTCACAAAGAAAGGGAGTCATGTTATGTGTAAATGTAACAACAACATGCAGTCTTTCATATCTTTAGGAAATGTGTTATTGCATTGAACAAAATTGTCTCATGAATTGAAAACAGCTGGTCAATGGTTGTAGTTTATTTTTAAGAGCTTTAGAGACTCTATTCAGTATTATTTGCCATGAAGccatttatgttaatttataagGAATTAACTGATATTTGCATATACAaccttttattaaaaatgtattagtatatgttgaaattaacattgaccaagattaataaatgctgtaaaagtattcttctttgttagttcatgttagctaatattaatgaatacaaccttattgtatagTGTTAAAAGAATAATGAATAACACATTTAATTTCAGCTCATTTTGAGCATGGTCAAACCTCAtagttttgttgtcatttttgttttatggaCTGGAAAAGTAGtctattttgttctgtttgttttcacTATAAAGTAGATTAAAGGATGCATTGTACATTTTAATGGGTTGGCAACAAATTGTTTCAAATTATTATTGTTTCGTTGTGGCGAAAAATGTTAGTCTATATTGCACAAATGGTTTTAAATGTGTCAGGATTTGACTCTCATCCTgggtcattttttattgcatCAGTTAAGCAGTGTACTGTAATTGCCTTGCGTTACGCCATAAATACTGTTTATGATGTATCGTGATAATCCCATGGATGTACAAACTGCCTTGTCAGTAATTGTCTCCAGTTATGTGTGAACATAATTATATCTTTTCATTCTTTCATAACAAAAGGGTATTTAAAACGAGGCAGCATTTTACTGCAGCAGTAACATACCACTATATTATCTAGTGCCATATAGACCTGTCCAATCTGCATACAATCTGCAAAATAGAAATCCACATGAAGAATTCCAGACTGGATATAATGATCCTTTGCAACAGGGTGAGTAATTTTTTATGACACTTGCGTAGccagccattttttaaattagcTCATTGACAGTGCAAAATACTGTTGCTATGGCACAGCTGAAAGTGTTCTCTTAAATTGTCAGAAGTCAATATGAGGGCCTGCACATGCATGCTTGGCACGGGAGAAAAGACCATAATGGGGTACCGCAGTTTGAAAAAAGAGGAAAGAACGTGTAATATTTTTAGTTCCAAATTACAACGTTGGAACTGTTGCTTTGCTCAGCCGACTGTCCGGGGACTGGAATGGCATGATGGGAGCTGCCAAACTCCACCCAGGCTCCCTCCCTCTGCCCTCTCCATGCTTCTTGTCTCCACTCTCTGCACTAAAATCGCATACTGGGCTCCACCACCCCTTATTTCTGCTCTTCCCTATGCCCGAGCTGGGTCTCACCAGCAGTGGCAGAGAGAGCTATTCTTAACTCGATGTGTGGTAAACCACTTTCATTAGTTAcaagtgagagagaaaaagacatgTCATGGTAATGAAACCCCTCCATCAGGACTAAATTTTTGTGAATTACACAAAAGCAACCCTAATTTAGTTGCGTGACCAATGTTCACAGAGTGGAGAAAACCCCTCTCTAACCCTACTGTTCAAGTTCATATTAGGTCTTCAGCAGTGTCTGCTCCTTGCACTCCTGATCACCTATGTGCTTTTCATATGTCAAAACCTGACTGAAGTCAAATAGATGGTCAAATATTCTACCTCTCATGATGAGTGAAAATACAACCACTCATAGTTTACATGTTTTCTTCATTTATAATCCTAACAACTTTTCCTGCCTAGATGAAAATCTAATAGTCTTTGCAGAGATGTAAGGTTGCACTTGCCTTCAGCTCATTTTGAAGCatttaaaatgttgcattttactttaaaaataaacttttacatttttataagccaatttattcatttactttacaAGAACTGTGCAGCAGTTGGAGTCCAAAGCTTGACCCCACGTGTCCAGGGTACAGGATCTTCCACTACTCTGTGGTCACCAAAAGTACACGGACACTGGAGTTTACAATCTGCTGTGCCAAAATATCTGGCGACTGATGCGAAAACAACCCAAGTGATCGCTTGTCCTAATTCGTACTCCGTTATTCAGCTCTGAAGTTTTTAATGACAATAATGCCCTTTTATATCCTAGCCACAAAGTCCCACAATAAATTAGATAATGTCTACATCTCTTTACACCtcttttaaaaagaacaaagaaggGAAAAGCCCTATTTTAGAAGTTAAGACACAAATAACTCATAGTAACTACAGGACAATTAGCTGTCGTAACTTGTATTACAAAATCTCAAGATTCCCATTAAATGGCCATTTAAGATTCTTTTGGAGCCAATTCATGATATCACTACTATACTTGGAAAGGAAGCTAGCTTGCAGCAATTGGAAGCTTGCATGAGTAAGTTTAAATGCTTGTTAGGAAAAAGAAAAAGTGGTGAAGTAACAAGACTGGCTTTAAGTAGAAAGTAAAGCTGTAAGTTTTAATTAAGTGCactcataaaatgtatttttaaaccaATGCATGAACTCTTAGCAGTCCCTCTGGTTTTGAAGTCTTAATATATACTCGCTTTTGTTCTTCTGAAGACACTTTTGTTGCAGTTAAGCCACTTCAGATGATCGGGGAGGGTACAAGGGGCTTTTGCCAGTTAGAGCGTCTTGTATATAATTGAAGAGTAGAAAACTGCATGGTTTAGCAGGTATTCCATGTCCATTTTTATAAGCAAGGGGAGGGGATGGTGGAGGATGGATTTTAGAGGGCTTGCAATGGACAGGCTCAGGATTGGTGGATGGCCTTGTTTGGGATGGCCCCCAGCCAAGCACTTATGtctttatatactgtaaacagATGACCAACCAGTCCCGAGTTTGTTTCTGCGTTCACCCTCTCTTTCCGGCTCTCTCCTCCATCACTATCTTCCCTTCTTCATCTCTTCTGTAGACCTCCACATCTGCATCTTTACATCCTCAAGACTTTCTCTCAACAAGACCAGGCAAAAACAGCAAACACATCCTCTTCCATAAAAAGTCTTGAGTCATAATTTAGAGAAACCACCAGTCAAGCCTTCAGCTTTTCGCAGTGCCGGCGTGGGAGAAAGAAAGCATGTCTCAGCAGATGTTGCACTTGACGGTGGTGTCCATGTGGCTTTTTGCCGGGTACTTCCTGGGAGAGGCGACATATTACAATCACCATATGTACAACCGCTATCGTGCATTCAATCACCATGCCAATCAGCATGCCAACATGGACAATCAGCTTCCTCCAGAGGTACCTGTGGTGACGGAGGTAGTGGTCCCTCGCCCAGTCAACTTCAGTCGCACCTTTTATGGGATCATGTTTGATGCTGGCAGCACTGGCACACGAATCCATATCTACAGGTTCATTCAAAAAGACCCAGGTAAGTGTCTTCATGTTCTGTTTCCATGTCCCTTTCTTTGTATTAATGTACACAGAATGTGCCACGCAGATGCCTGGATAACTTAGTTTCTTCTTTagccaaattttatttttatatcagttGCTCCACTAGTCCTGACATCCATGCTTCAGTGTAGCCTACACCATGAACTCCAAATGATCTTGAAGAGTCCCGCCTTGTTCACTTTGTGAACAGCAgccctctccatctctctctctctctctctctctctccctctttctctggcTCACAGCACCGTCTGCTTAGTGCGTCTGTGTTTGCCGAGGGTTCATTCACTGTTTGGTGTAAAGGCAAACAGAAACACAGGGGCAACAGAAAAGAAGGAAGAGGATGGGTAAAAGACAGCTGCAGTTTCAATAAAAAATGGCAACCATGAGCAATCTGTTAAAAATTATGGGTTTGTGTTGATAATGCAGTAATCGGTCCTCCTAAATACAAATCAAATGGAGACATGGTATTATTCCTGATGAGGTAAACTCTGAGCCTGGAGAAACTCTTAATTTCACTGTCTGGAAAAATCTTGGTGTTCACCATTTGTGGTAAACATACAATAACCAAACGTTTCTGCTCATGCACAATAACCTTTGAGGAGATGGAGTCAAGTTGCCCACAACCCATCGCTAATGTAATCTTCTAATGGAAGACATCTTCAATTGTCCCCtcatttctgtctgtctttgtgtccCACAGTTGAGTTGCCAGTTCTCGACAATGAGATGTACCATGCAGTGAAGCCTGGATTGTCAGCATATGCGGATATGCCTGAAGTGGTAAGCCATTGACTTTCTCATAACATCAACAAGGAACATGCTATTTCTATTAAATTATAATGGCTTTGACATTTTCCAGAGTCTCGTCTTAATTTGCAGACAGAGAAgcatataatttttaattatatttccaCTGAAGTTATCATGGTGAACACCAGTAATACCATACTCAGCAGTATGGAATTTGAATTCCAGACTGCGCAATGATACATTACTTTTGTGTGTGACCACATAGTTATTTCCATCTTGGCATATGTACTTTTAACGTTTGCCATTATCCTTGTAAAAGCAAACAGATTTGCTTTATGCCAGTAGTTTAACTAGTAGGTTAGTTGCCCTGTCCTCAACTGTGTAGCTCTTTGTCAAGGACACATGGAACTCAACACAGTTAACAATTCTCCTCTTCACTGAAATTCTCCTCTAGTTGTTGGTAGACTAATCAAATGCAAATTCAGCTGTTCATATATCATACTAATGAGAATCTatcttcattcattataattgtTTGACCAGGAACAGGACAAGTGTGGTTCCCATGAGTTCACTTTGAGGAATTATTCTATACGTGTAATTAATATGTACAATTTTTCATTTCTAGGGAGGAGAATCCATTAGACAGCTACTGAAGGTGGCAAAGAAGACCATTCCCAAAGAGGAATGGATACAGACACCTGTGGTTCTGAAAGCCACCGCCGGCTTGCGCCTGCTACCTCAAGAAAAAGCCAAAGCCTTGCTGGATGAGGTAAGGCTTGCTCTCTTTCTCACATCGTTGCTTTCTTTCTCAGACAAGTTGGTAGAGAAACCAACCATCCCAAAGGGATACAAACCACGTTGTGTGGAAGACAGAGAGATGAAATGACAGGAAGTTAGAGAGAAGAGAAACCAATACTGTGCAAAAGCATCTGTTCTGAGGCTGTCTGGAGTAGAAGGGACCCAAATGGCTTTTGAATTATCGTATTTTATGCCACCACACCAGCCAAGCTTGTGGTTTTTAGCTTGCCCAGTTTCAGACAAATTTGCCGAGTACTGATTCAGTGCACTTCCCGTTGACTCCAGATAAAAAAGAACCGGCTTGAATTTTCATGTTGTAACAACCAAATGGTCCCCCCCACCCTTTTTCGTTGTTGTTGTCTATATTACAGAGGAACACGTGACTCATGAACTTTTAGAACATgttacgttttatttatttttttgtagttctGAAACAGAAATTGTACAATTTCCataatacatttctgttttttgtcCGTAGGTGAAAGAAGTTTTTGACGACTCTCCATTCTTTGTGCCAAACAACAGTGTCACTATCATGAATGGAACCAATGAGGGTAACATATAATTTCTCAAGCAAGTCAAACAAGTTAATGAAGCACAAATGTGAATTAAATCTATGATGCATTGCATAGAGATTGAATCATACCTTTTGAAACCAGTTTTTTGAGTGGTTCTTTGTGTGTCTTTAATATGGCAGTCTAGATTCACCTTGTCTGGGAGCCTCCCACACTCAATATAAAATAATCCTccacatttttaatttaagttgACATTGGCTTTATGCAAACTCAGACATTCACATCTTTTTCATGTGGTTTTATGAGGTGTGACTAATTCTACATCTCAGACATGTCTAATTACCTGGGCTTGTCCTTGAAGATGTATATTTCTTAAGCTTAGAAATTACATCATAATGAAGAAACAAGCAGTACATTGTCTGCCTGGCTCCTAGGAGCAATGCAAAAGCATTTTCAGGTGTCAGAGTTATTCAAAGTTTTCATATACTGAATAATATCCTTAGTCTGATTGGTTATTGATGTTTAACACAAAAGCATTATTGTGACTTTTGCATCTAACAATGGACTCTCTCTCTTACAGGGGTCTTGGCATGGGTCACAGTAAACTTCCTAACAGGTAAAGTATTGCTCATTTTGAAAAGGCTTTGTTCAACAGTACTGATGAATCTATTTAAGAACCTAGTTTACCCTAAGTGCAGGCTAGGACTTAGCCCCCACCATGTGCTCAAAGCTTGTGCTAACCTAATTTTTTGGTGTAACTCTAATGTTTAAGGTCAAGCCCTCTTTTTATAGAAGCAGAAATCTATTTGCTGTAAATTCTGCAGGTGTCTTAATGTACTAAATTAGTTCATGCAGCAATATGACAGGCAGTAAAATGGGCCATATTggcataaataaaatgttatgactGAATTAAtattactgaataataataaaactatacaTTTGTATTGCAGGTCATTTGTATGCTAAAACAAGGAAAACCGTTGGGATCTTGGATTTGGGTGGAGGTTCAACTCAGATTACTTTCCTCCCAAAATTTAAGGTATGGCACATGACAAAAATTTAAAACCACATTTGACATACTGGGCAATATTTCCTACACTGAAACTGTTGAACTCTCTTTTACAGAAAACTGTGCTGACCGCTCCTCCAGACTACATTGCCAAAATCAACATGTTTAACAGCACTTATGAGCTGTACACCCACAGGTAACACAATTTGATAAAACACCTGTTGTTTTGTCCCTATCTATTCAAAGATCTATCATATGTTCAGGGAAAATATGCCTTTTCTAAACCTCTTGTCGTTTGTAGTTACCTTGGAAATGGACTTATTGCAGCCCGACTAGCAACTCTTGGTGCTCTTGGTGCTGATGGTAATGACAGTTAAAATGCATATAGATTTTCTATAaagataaatatatttaataatggaTGATTATTGATCGTAATGGATGTTAAAATCTCCTAATGGTCTTTTAATGTTTCTTCCCAGGTCTTGACTGGAAAGTTTTCAGAAGTTCTTGCTTACCCAAAAAATTCAAAGAAGACTGGACCTTTGGTGGACTCACCTACAAAGTCAGTGGAATCCCAGATGGTGAGTATTTTGACATTGGGAATAGAACATATCAAGCTTCAAATTTACAGTCTGAAGAAACTGACTTGAAGATGTTTATTTAACTGTACTTTAGCTAACTCTTCACAGTCTTGCCTATTTTGCACAATTCTCAGCTCCATAGTGATAATAACATAACAAACACCGTATTTAAGAGAGAAAATAGTCTGTTCACTCTTCAAATGATTCAACACTCTTTTACCACAGACGTGTAGGCAAAAGAAAGTAGATTAGTCACATGCTTGGCATAAAGCCTACTCCTTTCTGCATGTTCCTTCTATCTTGATCTTGAGGGCTTTGTTAGTCCACATGGTTTCCAACTGGTAAACCTGAGCAGCCAGTTAGTTTGCTCCAGCCCATGTGAAAGTTGCCTATTTGGAGTTTCCGGTGAGGAAACCTCTCCCTAAAGAGTTTGTTGCAAACCCTCAATCTGACCTCATTATGTAGCAAGGAGACACTCTCCTGAAATGCACGTTTCCCATTCAACATGCCAAAGATATTTAGTTTGTTTGAGAAACGTTAGACATTTCTAACTGTAAATCTAAAGAGCAACATGTACATAAAGTATAGGTTAAAGGTTAGGTTTGACTCTTAAGTGTACACCCATGGACCGCCCAAGAGCAGGCTCAAATTGCAAGTTCCAATCAGATTGGCTGGTGCTACGCAACTTCCAGGAGTTGGGAGGTTCACTAGTCCATCTGGAAATGTTGTATTTACAAGGACTGGGTTGATATGGGTCCAGCACTGGGGTGGTCTATTGTTGTGGTATCAACTATTTCACATAAACCCACACCTAAACGGCatgtacaaacaaaacaaactgattGGTCATGTTACATGTTAGGCAGACCTAGTAGCGGTGTTAATTGCATGGGGCCCCAGATGTTGGACAGCAAAATGTTCAAAAGGTGGACCCCCTCCCCTAGTCAGCAAACCTTTCAGGGGGCCCCTTGGTCGGATGGTAAATCGTAACATCACCCCTTGCCAGACAGACCCTTTCAGTATAAGTGGTCAGTAATTGTCTAGAATAAGCTGCAAATTAGAACAGACCCAAAACCAGCAGCAAAAAGTCTGGCTAAACAAAATGAGTGTTAGGGTTAAAGGCAATAGAAAATTACTGCAATTGCTTTCTAAGCGGTCAATTAGATAAGTAGCCTGTAAATAAATCTGCTCTTCTATTCTCAGGTTTTGCAGGGTACAAGCTGTGCTACCATGAGGTGATGCGGGTGGTGAAAGGGATTGTGCACCAGCCCTTTGAGGTGAAAGGAAGCAGCATCTTCTATGCCTTCTCCTATTACTTCGACAGAGCTGTGGAGTCTGGCCTCATTGGTGAGTGGGGTCCTTTTCATCCTCTAAAGTTCTGATACCTTAATGACAAATTGCTAATAAGAGCACTGTTAACTCTTAGATGGATCCCGTGGTGGTACTGTGGAGGTCAGGGATTTCAAAAAGAGAGCTAAAGAAGGTAAGACTTTGGATGTTCTCCCATTCTTCAAAGCACATTCAGGTCAAAGTCCTGCCGCACACATTGAACAAACATAAACCCTTGATGCTTATTTGCAGTTGAGGCTTTCAACAATCACACTGGCTTCATAAAATGATAGCTCTGCTACCACAAAAACACAGGTTGCACTTCTCCCACATAAATACTTTTGACTGTGTGTGTTCATCTTTTTTTGCACCTCTCCAAACCGCTATCTCAGCTTTTCCATTCCCTTTGGATAGAAGATGTTGTTGTATTGTATAGAATGTGATGCAAATGCTTCTCAATGCAATGACCACATATTGGTCAGTTTGACACCTGAGACTGATTCATGGAATCTGGCTCACTTGGTAGATTGTGTCAAACAATAAATGTCTGCAGAGATTAATTACTAAGGGGAATGAGTTGGCGTCCTCTTTAAGACTTTTATTTGTATGATGAGACTGTCGCATGGTCTCGATGAACCACAGTTGGCACATCGATTATCCCTGGCAGCAGCCCTGTGGGCACCCCCTCCTCTCCAACTGTGAGACAACACCTAATGCCCAATATCTAACTGGAGGGAGGCAGGGATAATGTCACACCCTTTGCGGGAACACTTGGCATTGCTTGATCCCCCTCGTGGTTTGGCGTACAATCAGCACATGTGCACAACCTAGGGTATGAAAAAGTTATTTCACACTTTCCCCCTTTCCTTCCCCTCTTCCCAAACTTTCACAAATCACCTTGTCAGCtagaggaaaaacaaaacattgtgaaGGCCTGTTTCACAAAGATGTGGCAGACGGTTGTAGCAAACAAAGTATTGGTGCCTCAATGTCTTACGTAATTTTCCCAGTCTCTGACACACTGTGGCCTGACAATCAACAGTTTGACAATCTGGACCTCAGTGGATATTGTGTACACTATGCTTATCTTCTCACTTGCAAATTACTTGTGTCAAGACTTCAAGCACTGCTTTGACCTCATGATAGttaatagtcttaatagtgaAGACACTCTGGGAAACTTTAATCTTGATTGTCTTTTATGATTATGTCTTGCTTAATTCAATACAAAATAAAGGATTTataattatttccttttttaatCAAGTGTGCAACAAGATGACCAAATACCGTCCCATCAGCCCATTCTTGTGCATGGACATGACCTACATCACATGCCTACTGAAAGAGGGATTCGGCTTCAAGGACAGCACCGTTCTGCAGGTGAGTGGGAAATGTGTAGataaaacaacacaatttaaTAAACTGTGGGGGTGGATCTAAATTGGTCTCATTCCTGTTTGCTATTTTTTGTGTACATAAGTAAATTATGGGCCTAAATTAACATCCCTTTGCAGATGAAGGTCACTATTTACAGAACCACAAATTAGACAGCATAATGACTTAATAGATTAATGATCTAACTCATTTCTCCGCAGCTTACTAAAAAGGTGAATAACGTGGAGACAAGCTGGGCACTCGGCGCCATCTTCGATCACTTCCACAATCTTAACATTAATTAAGTCTGCAGTTTTGATGGTACCAGCATGAGGAGCCAAGCAGGTAGAAATCTCACCTGATCAAGCAGCCCCTCTTTTTCCTCCACACCCAAACTCATTTGAGTTTCAGACCTGCCCTGCACTGCAGCCCTGTACCACCACGCTCCCCGCTCACCAACCAAACAGCCAGAGAACTATTCACAAAGAAATCACTATATTTTTGTAAAGAAGGCCATGCCAGCCTGCTATTTCTACtgtatgtttacatttttcagctCTCGTCTCACCTGAGACACTGTCTGTCTACTTTGGCAGTTATAAAGGTTTTAATGTTTAAAGCAACCATTCAGGGCTCTCTAAGAAGCTTGATTCAAGCAGTTGTGCAGGATATTGTGCAGTgggatacttttaaaacattgttttgattAGTGTAGCTTCCAAATCCTCTCTATTGTGGTATTTGCTTTAGGCTATGGTAAATTATATCACAAATTCGCAATGCGTTAAGTGGCCCTCAATCTAGCACGTAACACTTTAAATGTAGCTGGTAGAACAACAGCCATCTGTATGTTTTGAAATGTGGTTTGGGACCACCAGCTCAAAATAGGAATGACTGGATAAGTAAGTATAGGAGCAAATTATGGTGTCACTGAAATTGATGACTATTTGAAAGTTTTTGTATGTATTaatgaatgcatttatttacGTATGTCAGGTTGTATGTTGAGAAGGTTTGCATAGTTAAGCTGTAGAGTTGGAACATTTTCAGATGGACATTGTTCTTGGTGAAATGCTACAGGTGCTTTTTTAAACCAAGGTCTATACAGccgtttttttttacactgaatgGCATGCAGTTATCAAATAAATCAACAGGTATATAAACACTTACCATACATGGCTAGATCCTGTCAATactttgacaaaatataactctgGTTGGAGGATAATAAGACTTTGTTACTGTATTTTATGCTAAACTTACGTTGTCAAAAGCCATTCGGCAACATGGAAACAATACCTTCAACCTCATTTGTCTTAAAACTTTGGTTTGGTTTTTGTggatgttttttaattgtttataggAGTCCTTAAGTGGAGCAGAGGTAGAGCATTACTGTTTAGTGTAGGTAAAGATGCTCAGGTGTAACGTTTTGCGAACTATTAGGCCATTCAGAGATTTTAATGCAATATTGAAGGGTAACTTGTTACAGGTTAATACTGCTATAGATAGCCTGACCGATTTAGGAAAATCAGACAATTTTTGTGAAttattgtacaaatatttattacaaaaggATACTTACAGAATATGTAGTGTTACATTGTTGTTGCATTTCTTTTTAATCCAACAGCTTCTTTAAACCATCTTCAGTATACCTTTACATGTATATTTACTATGACTGTATATATCAGTAAACAACTTTGCTACCAGTTGCCACCATAGACAAACTTATGATCTGAAAAAATGACCATGTATTGCTGTCATTTTTAGAGCTTTTATTTGCAGCAAATGCTATAAATATGCTTTGCAAAACAATGTGTCACATGTTGTGTGTTAAGTGATTTTATTGTACATGTataaataaaaagacataaaACATCTATTGTTAAATAGCTTCACTTGACGCAAAGTGGATATTGAAGAtattatacatttacaaatgtaattttctcTTAAAGCTTTCACCTCAAACCCTGATGATCTAAAAGGCATGTAGATAGATTCAACTTGAGATATCGTTGAGCTCTGAATGTTTCTAAAACATTTAGGTTAGAATCATGTCCAGTCTAATGGTAAAAGCCAAATCATATTTGTAACTGTATTAactaccccccccccaaaaaaaaaaaaaaaaaagaaaaagaaaaaatgtgttcATGAATGTTGTGTATCAGAAACACAACTTTTAACGGTCGGCACAATTAAAGTACATGGCTGGTGCTGCATACCTCCTCATTGAGATGAAGGGTCTTAAATGCTTGTTCTTCAAAATTAGGAGTAATGGATATATTAACTATTAAGTCCTGCTTATTTTATCGTCAATTTCCTCGAGTGACTCGATATCTAATGCAGGCTAAATAAATGTCGGTTCGAGCTAATCTGAAAACATGCAGAGCTATTTCACGATCATCGCGAGTGTTCGTAGATTATCGCGAGATGACAAGGTTGATAATTTGGCGCAGTTGCTTGATgggctgattttattttatttgcctcACATctgtataaaatagtttaaaatcctGACTGGATTAATTCACGAATAAACCTCCTTCAAAGCGACGatatattttttctctctttaagaTTAGAAAATGCAGCTTTGAAAAACAAACATGTCAGTAGACAATTTTCCAGAACAGGCCAAATTTCGTACTCCTGAAAAATCAATTGAGGTCTCAGTTCTTATATTCAAGATAGACTACTCATTCGGAAAGATTAATAAGATACAATGTTCTACCTGAAATGTATTTGGTGATAAATACACAATTCATAGTAGTAGGTTTATATATTTGGCCAAACATTATGCAAAGGCAAGTACTGTATAGGTAGAAGTTTCCTATAAACATAcaggaaaatatattttcattcacattacaatgcatacatttttcttataATAGTTACATACAAATCATACAGGTCTGTATTTATCTTTTACAGGTTACATGCCTTGAAATGGGCAGCTTTCATAGGATGAAGCCTA contains:
- the entpd5a gene encoding ectonucleoside triphosphate diphosphohydrolase 5 — encoded protein: MSQQMLHLTVVSMWLFAGYFLGEATYYNHHMYNRYRAFNHHANQHANMDNQLPPEVPVVTEVVVPRPVNFSRTFYGIMFDAGSTGTRIHIYRFIQKDPVELPVLDNEMYHAVKPGLSAYADMPEVGGESIRQLLKVAKKTIPKEEWIQTPVVLKATAGLRLLPQEKAKALLDEVKEVFDDSPFFVPNNSVTIMNGTNEGVLAWVTVNFLTGHLYAKTRKTVGILDLGGGSTQITFLPKFKKTVLTAPPDYIAKINMFNSTYELYTHSYLGNGLIAARLATLGALGADGLDWKVFRSSCLPKKFKEDWTFGGLTYKVSGIPDGFAGYKLCYHEVMRVVKGIVHQPFEVKGSSIFYAFSYYFDRAVESGLIDGSRGGTVEVRDFKKRAKEVCNKMTKYRPISPFLCMDMTYITCLLKEGFGFKDSTVLQLTKKVNNVETSWALGAIFDHFHNLNIN